DNA sequence from the Chryseobacterium indicum genome:
TTTGTGATCAAATGGTGTATTTACATTCAGTCCTGTTGTAACGATATAACGGTTGATTCCGTAGGAATTCATTGCTTTAATTATATTACCTGTTGCGTCGCTGAAAATTGATTTTTCGCCGACTGATTGTCCTAATGTACTTATCACTACATCACAATCTTTAATTAAATGATGAACAGCTTCAGAATTTCTGACATCACCTTTCACAATATTAATCAAAGGATTCTTAAGAGTAAAATTCTCAGGATTCCTTAATAACATTCTGATGGGATATTGTTTATTTAAAAGGTTTTGAACAAGAAATTGTCCCGATTTTCCTGTTCCGCCGATAACGGCTATTGTATTTGTATTCATGATATTCTCTTTATAATGCAAAAGCAAAATTGTTAATGTACAATTGCTTTTTAGGTTTAAAAAAACGATTTTATGGGTTCAA
Encoded proteins:
- a CDS encoding NAD(P)-dependent oxidoreductase → MNTNTIAVIGGTGKSGQFLVQNLLNKQYPIRMLLRNPENFTLKNPLINIVKGDVRNSEAVHHLIKDCDVVISTLGQSVGEKSIFSDATGNIIKAMNSYGINRYIVTTGLNVNTPFDHKNEKVKMATDWMYQNYPETTTDKQKEYELLNESNLNWTLVRLPLINLTDESFVTETSLQDCKGETISATDLAKFLISQMDDQTFCKQSPFLYNI